One stretch of Lysobacter sp. KIS68-7 DNA includes these proteins:
- a CDS encoding TetR/AcrR family transcriptional regulator, which yields MARQTRQRILDASLAMFNAQGEPNVTTNHIADELEISPGNLYYHFRNKDDIIEHLFGRYEERIDAALGAPTDRLPGLEDIWLLLHLVFECIWDYRFLYRDLADILSRNRRLRIRFARILRRADEQAHEVMRGLSQAGVMRASAAELDAAATNVLVIATFWMNYASARGDKNEQVSIRAGIVQVMMLLAPFLRDAERVHLNTLTRAYID from the coding sequence GTGGCCCGGCAGACCCGACAGCGCATCCTCGATGCGTCGCTCGCGATGTTCAACGCGCAGGGCGAGCCGAACGTCACCACCAACCATATCGCCGACGAGCTGGAGATCAGCCCGGGCAACCTGTATTACCACTTCCGCAACAAGGACGACATCATCGAGCACCTCTTCGGGCGGTACGAAGAGCGGATCGATGCTGCGCTGGGTGCGCCGACCGATCGGTTGCCCGGGCTCGAGGACATCTGGTTGCTGCTGCACCTGGTGTTCGAGTGCATCTGGGATTATCGATTCCTGTATCGCGACCTGGCGGACATCCTCAGTCGCAATCGGCGCTTGCGGATCCGGTTTGCGCGGATCCTGCGGCGGGCGGATGAGCAGGCGCATGAGGTGATGCGTGGGTTGTCGCAGGCGGGGGTGATGCGTGCGTCTGCTGCGGAACTCGATGCGGCGGCGACCAACGTGCTGGTGATCGCGACGTTCTGGATGAATTATGCGTCGGCGCGTGGGGACAAGAACGAGCAGGTGTCGATTCGTGCGGGCATCGTGCAGGTGATGATGTTGCTGGCGCCGTTCCTGCGTGATGCAGAGCGTGTGCATCTCAATACGCTGACGCGCGCTTACATCGATTAA
- a CDS encoding acyl-CoA-binding protein, which translates to MSDLKARFEQATKDVQGLSERPDNDTLLRLYAFYKQGSEGDVSGPKPGFFDFVGTAKYEAWAKLKGTSQDEAMQKYVDLVKKLTA; encoded by the coding sequence ATGTCCGACCTCAAAGCCCGTTTCGAACAGGCCACCAAGGATGTCCAGGGCCTGTCCGAGCGCCCCGACAACGACACGCTGCTGCGCCTGTACGCGTTCTACAAGCAGGGCTCGGAAGGCGACGTCAGCGGGCCCAAGCCCGGTTTCTTCGATTTCGTCGGCACCGCCAAGTACGAAGCCTGGGCCAAGCTCAAGGGCACCTCGCAGGACGAGGCCATGCAGAAGTACGTGGACCTGGTCAAAAAGCTGACGGCCTGA
- a CDS encoding SDR family oxidoreductase produces MTYFVTGATGFLGRHLVATLLKRKGPIHVLVRKDSRKKLDAIAAKMGWDMKRVVVVEGDMASPKCGLSAAQVRALNGKVKHFFHLAAIYDLTAKAEPQRIANVEGTQHALDLAAAIGAGIFHHTSSIAAAGLYPGVFREDMFDEAEGLDDPYLQTKHESEALVRKEKRLKWRVYRPGMVVGHSKTGEMDKIDGPYYFFSFIKKLREMLPQWMPTLGIEGGRINIVPVDFVVEAMDHIAHKPKLDHHTFHLTDPEPMRVGEVLNTFARAGHAPEMTMRIDARMFAFVPGGVRMAVGNLPPVRRFIGMLLRDFRIPKETLKFITYPTRFDNREAERALKGSGISVPKLDTYAWRLWDYWERHLDPDLFIDRSLKGRVRNKVVLITGGSSGIGLSTAQRVAEAGAITIIVARGEAELFKARDDMKARGGKVFAYTADLSDMADCDKLVKTVLAEHGHVDVLVNNAGRSIRRSIELSYDRFHDFERTMQLNYFGSLRLIMGVLPTMTHRRRGHIINISSIGVLANSPRFSAYVASKAAMDAWSRCAQGELSGKGISFTTINMPLVKTPMIAPTKMYDSVPTLTPDEAADLVVKGIIERPSRIATRLGIFASVLNALAPKAYEVVMSTAFELFPDSAAAKGDRKALKGELEPSNEQIAFAALMRGVHW; encoded by the coding sequence ATGACCTACTTCGTCACGGGAGCCACCGGCTTCCTCGGCCGCCACCTGGTCGCCACGCTCCTCAAGCGCAAGGGCCCCATCCACGTGCTCGTGCGCAAGGATTCGCGCAAGAAGCTCGATGCCATCGCGGCAAAGATGGGTTGGGACATGAAGCGGGTGGTGGTGGTCGAGGGCGACATGGCCTCGCCCAAGTGCGGCCTGTCCGCCGCGCAGGTCCGCGCGCTCAACGGCAAGGTGAAACATTTCTTCCACCTGGCCGCCATCTACGACCTGACTGCGAAGGCCGAGCCGCAGCGCATCGCCAACGTGGAAGGTACGCAGCACGCGCTGGACCTGGCCGCGGCCATCGGGGCGGGCATCTTCCACCACACCTCGTCCATCGCGGCCGCGGGCCTGTACCCGGGCGTGTTCCGCGAAGACATGTTCGACGAGGCGGAAGGGCTGGACGATCCCTACCTGCAGACCAAGCACGAGTCCGAGGCCCTGGTGCGCAAGGAAAAGCGCCTGAAGTGGCGCGTCTACCGCCCGGGCATGGTCGTCGGCCATTCGAAGACCGGCGAGATGGACAAGATCGACGGGCCTTACTACTTCTTCTCCTTCATCAAGAAGCTGCGCGAAATGCTGCCGCAGTGGATGCCCACGCTCGGCATCGAGGGCGGGCGCATCAACATCGTGCCGGTGGATTTCGTGGTCGAGGCCATGGACCACATCGCGCACAAGCCGAAGCTGGACCACCACACGTTCCACCTGACGGATCCTGAGCCCATGCGCGTGGGAGAGGTGCTCAACACCTTCGCGCGCGCCGGCCACGCGCCGGAGATGACCATGCGCATCGACGCGCGCATGTTCGCCTTCGTGCCCGGTGGCGTGCGCATGGCGGTGGGCAACCTGCCGCCGGTGCGACGCTTCATCGGCATGCTGCTGCGCGATTTCCGCATCCCCAAGGAAACGCTGAAGTTCATTACGTATCCGACGCGCTTCGACAACCGCGAGGCCGAGCGCGCGCTCAAAGGCAGCGGCATTTCGGTGCCCAAGCTCGATACCTACGCCTGGCGCCTGTGGGACTACTGGGAACGCCACCTCGACCCGGATCTGTTCATCGACCGCTCGCTGAAGGGCCGTGTGCGCAACAAGGTGGTGCTGATCACCGGCGGTTCCTCGGGCATCGGCCTGTCCACCGCGCAGCGCGTGGCGGAGGCGGGGGCGATCACGATCATCGTGGCGCGCGGCGAAGCGGAGCTGTTCAAGGCGCGCGACGACATGAAGGCGCGCGGCGGCAAGGTGTTCGCCTACACGGCCGACCTGTCGGACATGGCCGACTGCGACAAGCTGGTCAAGACGGTGCTGGCCGAACACGGCCACGTCGACGTGCTCGTCAACAACGCGGGCCGTTCGATCCGTCGTTCGATCGAGCTCAGCTACGACCGCTTCCACGATTTCGAGCGCACGATGCAGCTGAACTATTTCGGCAGCCTGCGTTTGATCATGGGCGTGCTGCCGACCATGACGCATCGCCGGCGCGGGCACATCATCAACATCTCGTCGATCGGCGTGCTGGCCAATTCGCCGCGTTTCTCCGCCTACGTGGCCTCGAAGGCGGCGATGGATGCCTGGTCGCGCTGCGCGCAGGGCGAGTTGTCGGGCAAGGGCATCAGCTTCACCACGATCAACATGCCGCTGGTGAAGACGCCGATGATCGCGCCGACCAAGATGTACGACAGCGTGCCTACGCTCACGCCGGACGAAGCGGCGGACCTGGTGGTGAAGGGCATCATCGAGCGCCCGAGCCGCATCGCGACCCGCCTGGGCATCTTCGCGTCCGTGCTCAATGCGCTGGCGCCGAAGGCCTACGAGGTGGTGATGAGCACCGCGTTCGAACTGTTCCCGGATTCTGCCGCCGCCAAGGGCGACAGGAAGGCACTCAAGGGCGAGCTGGAACCGAGCAACGAGCAGATTGCGTTCGCCGCGCTGATGCGCGGGGTGCACTGGTAG
- a CDS encoding restriction endonuclease codes for MLTALIPAIVIAVILGTIGSLYFGNIRRRRDEAEAGIHALSAMRWREFSHFVLDAMRHRGYDVLTANDEAERGQQTEFLLQRNGERALLSCKHGSAYRLTKQSVSEFGASMKFQGAISGLLVTPGTIESDARRPADSANIELIDGKALWPEIAPLLPQSLKDEVHNVAGQRARRQVLISWLGAAVAGVAIAFVVGASLPPPKAKPDVTVLRDVPRPAQPATVAAPAAGTPVGISAPSTVVVAATEEEEDKQRADVVRMVGTLPGVDRAVWTTKSTLQVFVDETSTQRFDEICTVLMHYANLRTARVHLQPPENSQQLVRFKQCATM; via the coding sequence ATGCTGACCGCGCTCATTCCCGCCATCGTGATCGCGGTCATCCTGGGCACCATCGGGTCGCTCTACTTCGGCAACATCCGTCGTCGACGGGACGAGGCCGAAGCGGGCATCCACGCGCTGTCGGCGATGCGCTGGCGCGAGTTCTCGCACTTCGTGCTGGATGCGATGCGCCATCGCGGCTACGACGTGCTCACCGCCAACGACGAAGCCGAACGTGGCCAGCAGACCGAGTTCCTCCTGCAGCGCAACGGTGAGCGCGCGCTGCTGAGCTGCAAGCACGGTTCGGCTTATCGCCTCACGAAACAGTCGGTCTCCGAATTCGGCGCGTCGATGAAGTTCCAGGGCGCCATCAGTGGATTGCTGGTGACGCCCGGCACCATCGAATCCGATGCGCGCAGGCCTGCCGACTCCGCCAACATCGAACTCATCGATGGCAAGGCGCTGTGGCCCGAGATCGCCCCGCTCCTGCCCCAAAGCCTCAAGGACGAAGTGCACAACGTCGCGGGCCAACGCGCGCGCCGTCAGGTGCTGATTTCGTGGTTGGGGGCCGCGGTCGCGGGCGTCGCGATCGCCTTCGTGGTGGGCGCCAGCCTCCCGCCGCCGAAAGCGAAGCCCGACGTCACCGTGCTCCGCGACGTGCCGCGCCCCGCCCAGCCCGCCACCGTCGCGGCGCCGGCGGCCGGAACCCCGGTGGGGATCAGCGCCCCGTCGACCGTGGTCGTCGCGGCCACGGAAGAAGAGGAAGACAAGCAGCGCGCGGACGTCGTGCGCATGGTCGGCACGCTTCCGGGCGTCGATCGCGCGGTGTGGACCACCAAGTCGACCTTGCAGGTCTTCGTCGACGAAACCAGCACCCAGCGCTTCGACGAGATCTGCACGGTGCTGATGCACTACGCGAACCTGCGCACCGCCCGCGTGCACCTCCAGCCGCCGGAAAACTCCCAGCAGCTGGTGCGCTTCAAACAGTGCGCGACGATGTAA
- a CDS encoding phasin family protein has translation MAKLKKTARKKTAASGAGSKAHADHLSKSLSESAQQIWLAGVGAFARAQAEGGKLFEGLVKEGLNLEQTARKIAGNRADVVRDAVESRVGQARERAVDTWDRLEKVFEDRVQRALVKLGVPSREDLADLVQRVDALNAELRRVGGSPTRRTATAATKAAKAPRKRATKKATRKQPVV, from the coding sequence ATGGCCAAGCTCAAGAAGACCGCCCGCAAGAAGACCGCAGCGTCCGGCGCCGGATCCAAAGCGCATGCCGACCACCTCTCGAAATCGCTGAGCGAATCCGCACAGCAGATCTGGCTGGCCGGCGTGGGCGCCTTTGCACGCGCACAGGCCGAAGGCGGCAAGCTCTTCGAAGGCCTGGTCAAGGAAGGCCTCAACCTCGAACAGACCGCACGCAAGATCGCCGGCAACCGCGCCGACGTCGTGCGCGACGCCGTCGAAAGCCGCGTCGGCCAGGCGCGCGAACGCGCCGTGGACACCTGGGATCGCCTCGAAAAAGTGTTCGAAGATCGCGTGCAACGCGCGCTGGTGAAGCTGGGCGTGCCGAGCCGCGAAGACCTCGCCGACCTCGTGCAGCGCGTGGATGCGCTGAACGCCGAACTGCGCCGCGTCGGCGGCTCGCCCACGCGCCGGACGGCCACCGCCGCCACCAAGGCCGCGAAGGCACCGCGCAAGCGCGCCACCAAGAAAGCGACCAGGAAGCAACCGGTCGTCTGA
- a CDS encoding patatin-like phospholipase family protein, whose amino-acid sequence MLSLHAAQKRPKTKAAPKIGLAVAGGGPIGGMYELGALRALDEAIDGLDLTRLDCYVGVSSGAFLAAALANRMDTAEMCRIFITGDSDDVQFRPETFLRPAFFEYMRRAASAPRLAMEWWRDMLFARGDSRWSDAITRFGGLVPTGLFDSTEIEHFLREVFTRRGRSNDFRTLEADLFVVAVELDSGKVVRFGGEDWDDVPISKAVQASAALPGLYAPVEVRGRHFVDGALRRTMHASTVLERDIDLMIGLNPLVPFDANTARRNPEGIESRLSEGGLPVVLSQTFRTLLQSRMQVGLQRYAQTYPDVDQLVFEPNSDDGELFFTNVFSFAARRRVCEIAYRNTLEDLRKRAPDLRPVLKAHGLVLRDDVLADDTRSILDGLPKRPRATETTARLRRALDEVDHLVAKQKAAR is encoded by the coding sequence ATGCTGTCCCTGCACGCCGCCCAGAAACGCCCGAAGACCAAAGCTGCGCCAAAGATCGGCCTGGCGGTCGCCGGCGGCGGACCCATCGGCGGCATGTACGAGCTCGGCGCCCTGCGTGCGCTCGACGAAGCCATCGATGGCCTGGACCTCACCCGCCTGGATTGCTACGTGGGCGTGAGCTCCGGCGCCTTCCTCGCCGCGGCGCTGGCCAACCGCATGGACACCGCGGAGATGTGCCGGATCTTCATCACCGGCGACAGCGACGACGTGCAGTTCCGCCCGGAAACCTTCCTGCGCCCTGCCTTCTTCGAATACATGCGCCGCGCCGCCAGCGCCCCGCGCCTGGCGATGGAATGGTGGCGCGACATGCTGTTCGCCCGCGGCGACTCGCGCTGGTCCGACGCGATCACCCGCTTCGGCGGACTGGTGCCGACCGGCTTGTTCGACAGCACCGAAATCGAACACTTCCTGCGCGAAGTGTTCACTCGCCGCGGCCGCAGCAACGACTTCCGTACCCTGGAGGCCGACCTGTTCGTCGTCGCCGTCGAACTCGACAGCGGCAAGGTCGTGCGCTTCGGCGGCGAAGACTGGGACGACGTCCCGATCTCGAAAGCCGTGCAAGCAAGCGCCGCCCTGCCCGGCCTGTATGCACCGGTGGAAGTGCGCGGCCGCCACTTTGTCGACGGCGCGCTCCGCCGCACGATGCATGCCTCCACCGTCCTCGAGCGCGACATCGATCTGATGATCGGCCTCAATCCGCTCGTCCCCTTCGACGCGAACACCGCCCGCCGCAACCCCGAAGGCATCGAGTCCCGACTCAGCGAAGGCGGCCTGCCCGTCGTCCTCTCGCAGACCTTCCGCACGCTGCTGCAATCCCGCATGCAAGTCGGCCTGCAGCGTTACGCGCAGACTTACCCGGATGTCGACCAGCTTGTCTTCGAACCCAACAGCGACGACGGCGAATTATTCTTCACCAACGTCTTCAGCTTCGCCGCCCGCCGCCGCGTCTGCGAGATCGCCTACCGCAACACGCTCGAAGACCTGCGCAAGCGCGCACCGGATTTGCGCCCGGTGCTGAAGGCACACGGCCTGGTGCTGCGCGACGATGTGCTGGCCGACGACACGCGTTCCATCCTCGACGGCTTGCCCAAACGCCCTCGCGCCACGGAAACGACGGCTCGCTTGCGTCGCGCGTTGGATGAAGTTGACCACCTGGTCGCCAAGCAAAAAGCAGCTCGCTGA
- a CDS encoding complement resistance protein TraT: protein MSRGHDLQRRLACHQALHDPVREPRNRLRWLPELRRWQAARLERSFDHLMKDPRHAPAARFFLTDVYGDHDFSRRDADIARVMPTMQRLLPVSLLDTVSDGIALGALTHAFDLRMAQVLEALAPNGRRLDDARYAQAYRQVGKPLLREKQIALILQVGHGLGAALRLPGVGLLMRMSRGPAHAAGLSELQGFLERGVAAFSQVKDVDAFMADIQRSERAIAARLWAGDPDPFRA from the coding sequence ATGTCCCGGGGCCACGACCTCCAACGCCGCCTCGCTTGCCACCAGGCCCTGCACGATCCGGTGCGCGAACCCCGCAACCGACTGCGCTGGCTGCCCGAACTGCGCCGCTGGCAGGCCGCGCGCCTGGAGCGCAGCTTCGATCACTTGATGAAGGACCCACGCCACGCACCGGCCGCGCGGTTCTTCCTCACCGATGTGTACGGCGACCACGACTTCAGCCGCCGCGACGCCGACATCGCCCGCGTGATGCCCACGATGCAGCGGCTGCTGCCGGTTTCGCTGCTGGACACCGTGAGCGACGGCATCGCGCTCGGCGCGCTCACGCACGCCTTCGACCTGCGCATGGCGCAGGTGTTGGAGGCGCTCGCACCGAACGGGCGGCGGTTGGACGATGCGCGCTACGCGCAGGCGTATCGGCAGGTCGGCAAACCCCTGCTGCGCGAAAAGCAGATCGCGCTGATCCTCCAGGTGGGGCACGGTCTGGGCGCCGCCTTGCGCTTGCCGGGTGTCGGCTTGCTGATGCGCATGTCGCGCGGGCCTGCGCATGCCGCGGGCCTGTCGGAGCTGCAGGGATTCCTGGAGCGGGGCGTCGCGGCCTTCAGCCAGGTCAAGGACGTCGATGCGTTCATGGCCGACATCCAGCGCAGCGAACGCGCGATCGCCGCGCGCCTGTGGGCCGGCGATCCCGATCCTTTCAGGGCCTGA
- a CDS encoding polyhydroxyalkanoic acid system family protein: MSRIDIRHPHSLTPAKARKAVQEVADKLGDRFAMQSRWEGDTLHFTRSGVDGHIALAPNELHVTAQLGFLLSAMKGPIEHEIRRVLDERFG, from the coding sequence ATGTCCCGCATCGATATTCGCCACCCGCATTCGCTCACGCCCGCCAAGGCCCGCAAGGCCGTGCAGGAGGTGGCGGACAAGCTTGGCGACCGCTTCGCGATGCAAAGCCGATGGGAAGGCGACACCCTGCACTTCACCCGCTCCGGCGTGGACGGCCACATCGCGCTGGCCCCGAACGAACTGCACGTCACCGCGCAATTGGGCTTCCTGCTTTCGGCGATGAAGGGGCCGATCGAGCACGAAATCCGCCGCGTGCTCGACGAACGCTTCGGTTGA
- a CDS encoding FHA domain-containing protein, with translation MLDFRAVDTYRLRFPNQNPPDAAIGPGLHGIGRNADGVLAPVEDTARMLAQLCVDRRGTWLKLGNAVRTVHVNGRPVKRMAMLRVGDAIYLDGTELLLLGAPRERDVLPPPGNQDGGDPRMLLRGVGGQYHGRSFTLERPRVVGRGPDADIRIDDPAFPERHARIEVQGGQVVMRGLPGAEATVVNGEMRRDAVLRTGDQLVFDAHHRFVVEAPGRPALPHDALAPALPDDIDLEHAHIGKTPGKGTVRRLPWLLLAALLIAGALSALLLFGSPG, from the coding sequence ATGCTAGATTTCCGCGCAGTGGATACCTATCGATTGCGCTTCCCCAACCAGAACCCGCCCGACGCGGCCATCGGCCCGGGCCTGCACGGCATCGGCCGCAATGCCGACGGCGTGCTTGCGCCCGTGGAAGACACCGCGCGCATGCTCGCGCAGTTGTGCGTGGACCGCCGCGGCACCTGGCTCAAGCTCGGGAACGCGGTGCGCACCGTGCACGTCAACGGGCGCCCGGTGAAGCGCATGGCGATGCTGCGCGTGGGCGATGCGATCTATCTCGACGGCACCGAGCTGCTCCTGCTCGGCGCGCCGCGCGAACGCGATGTGCTGCCCCCGCCCGGCAACCAGGACGGCGGCGATCCGCGCATGTTGTTGCGCGGCGTGGGCGGCCAGTACCACGGCCGCAGCTTCACGCTCGAACGCCCGCGCGTCGTCGGCCGCGGCCCGGACGCCGACATCCGCATCGACGATCCGGCCTTCCCCGAACGCCACGCGCGCATCGAAGTGCAGGGCGGCCAGGTGGTGATGCGCGGGCTGCCCGGCGCGGAAGCCACGGTCGTCAACGGTGAAATGCGGCGCGATGCGGTGCTGCGCACGGGCGACCAGCTCGTGTTCGACGCACACCATCGTTTCGTCGTCGAAGCCCCCGGACGGCCCGCCTTGCCGCACGATGCGCTGGCGCCCGCGCTGCCGGACGACATCGACCTGGAACACGCGCACATCGGCAAGACGCCCGGCAAGGGCACGGTGCGCCGCCTGCCGTGGCTGCTGCTCGCGGCCCTGCTGATCGCCGGTGCGCTCAGCGCATTGCTGCTGTTCGGCTCGCCTGGCTGA
- the serC gene encoding 3-phosphoserine/phosphohydroxythreonine transaminase: MSRAWNFSAGPATLPEPVLRRAQSDMLEWRDAGASIVEISHRGPEFLEVAADAERALRTLLSIPEDYAVLFTQGGATTQQALIPLNFAAPGQPADYVVTGHWGKTALKQAGPYVATNIAASSEADRFRTIPARNSWKLAADSAYVHITANETIHGVEFRDIPDTGNVPLVADFSSSIASEPLDISKFGILYAGAQKNLGPVGISVVIVRRDLLERAGQPRADIFDYRSQLKAESMLNTPPTWNWYMLGLTVQWMLDEGGVAEFAKRNARKAALLYAAIDDSNGFYKNDIDPAVRSRMNVPFFLRDEALDKPFLAEAKDAGLIALKGHRVLGGMRASIYNAMPEQGVQALADFMRAFAKRHG, encoded by the coding sequence ATGTCACGCGCCTGGAACTTCAGCGCCGGTCCCGCAACCCTGCCCGAACCGGTCCTGCGCCGCGCGCAGTCCGACATGCTCGAATGGCGCGACGCCGGGGCGTCGATCGTCGAGATCAGCCATCGCGGCCCCGAATTCCTGGAAGTGGCCGCCGATGCCGAGCGTGCGTTGCGCACGCTGCTGTCGATCCCGGAGGACTACGCGGTGCTGTTCACGCAGGGCGGCGCGACCACGCAACAGGCGCTGATCCCGCTGAATTTTGCCGCGCCCGGGCAACCGGCGGATTACGTCGTCACCGGCCATTGGGGCAAGACGGCGCTGAAGCAGGCCGGCCCGTATGTGGCGACCAACATCGCGGCCAGCAGCGAGGCCGATCGCTTCCGCACGATTCCCGCGCGCAACAGCTGGAAGCTCGCCGCCGATTCGGCCTACGTGCACATCACGGCGAACGAAACGATCCACGGTGTCGAGTTCCGCGACATCCCGGACACGGGCAACGTGCCGCTGGTCGCCGACTTCAGCTCCTCGATCGCGAGCGAGCCGCTGGATATTTCGAAGTTCGGGATCCTGTACGCCGGTGCGCAGAAGAACCTCGGGCCGGTTGGCATCAGCGTGGTGATCGTGCGCCGCGACCTGCTCGAACGCGCCGGCCAGCCGCGCGCGGACATCTTCGATTACCGCTCGCAGCTCAAGGCGGAGTCGATGCTCAACACGCCGCCGACCTGGAACTGGTACATGCTCGGGCTGACCGTGCAGTGGATGCTGGACGAAGGCGGCGTTGCCGAATTCGCCAAGCGCAACGCGCGCAAGGCCGCGTTGCTGTACGCGGCCATCGACGATAGCAACGGCTTCTACAAGAACGACATCGACCCGGCCGTGCGCTCGCGCATGAACGTGCCGTTCTTCCTGCGTGACGAGGCGCTCGACAAACCTTTCCTGGCCGAAGCGAAGGATGCGGGCCTGATCGCGCTCAAGGGCCATCGCGTGCTCGGCGGCATGCGCGCGTCGATCTACAACGCGATGCCGGAGCAGGGGGTGCAGGCCTTGGCCGACTTCATGCGTGCGTTCGCAAAGCGCCATGGCTGA
- the pheA gene encoding prephenate dehydratase produces MAERKKPAEKTTKAPAKAKKAPAKSVLAKSTVPVDDAPLDLAAVRAQIDGIDREIQSLIADRALWARQVGKAKGKLAAAVDYYRPEREAQVLRRVVDRNQGPLADDVLVRLFREIMSACLAQQEPLKVGYLGPEGTFSQQAVQKHFGHSAKGLPLASVEEVFDEVAAGHADFGVVPVENSGQGTIQSTLDMFLSSPLKICGEVELRVHQYLLSRSGHIEDIERVYSHALSLAQCRGWLRAHLPKAEKLPLASNAEAARRARNADDSAAIAGENAAHVYGLKIVAGPLEDRPDNTTRFLVIGRNLFPPSGHDRTSLMVFVRDQPGALFRVLEPLARRGVSMNRIESRPAHTGLWQYAFFIDVGGHVEESPLRDALADLEDFAENVTVLGSYPVAVP; encoded by the coding sequence ATGGCTGAGCGCAAGAAGCCCGCGGAGAAGACCACGAAGGCGCCTGCGAAGGCGAAGAAGGCGCCTGCCAAATCCGTGCTCGCAAAGTCGACCGTGCCCGTCGACGACGCGCCGCTCGACCTGGCCGCCGTACGCGCCCAGATCGACGGCATCGATCGCGAGATCCAGTCGCTCATCGCCGATCGCGCGCTATGGGCGCGCCAGGTCGGCAAGGCGAAGGGCAAGCTGGCCGCCGCCGTCGATTACTACCGGCCCGAGCGCGAAGCGCAGGTGCTGCGCCGCGTGGTCGACCGCAACCAGGGCCCGCTCGCCGACGACGTGCTGGTGCGCCTGTTCCGCGAAATCATGTCGGCCTGCCTGGCGCAGCAGGAGCCGCTGAAGGTCGGCTACCTCGGCCCGGAAGGCACGTTTTCGCAGCAGGCGGTGCAGAAGCACTTCGGTCATTCGGCGAAGGGGCTGCCGCTGGCGAGCGTGGAGGAGGTGTTCGACGAAGTCGCCGCGGGCCACGCGGACTTCGGCGTGGTGCCGGTGGAGAACTCGGGGCAGGGTACGATCCAATCGACGCTCGACATGTTCCTGTCCTCGCCGCTGAAGATCTGCGGCGAAGTGGAACTGCGCGTGCATCAGTACCTGCTGTCGCGCTCGGGCCACATCGAGGACATCGAGCGCGTGTATTCGCATGCGTTGTCGCTCGCACAATGTCGCGGCTGGCTGCGCGCACACCTGCCGAAGGCGGAGAAGCTGCCGCTGGCCAGCAATGCCGAGGCGGCGCGACGTGCGCGCAATGCGGACGACTCGGCCGCCATCGCCGGCGAGAACGCCGCGCATGTGTACGGCCTGAAGATCGTCGCTGGCCCGCTCGAAGACCGGCCGGACAACACCACCCGCTTCCTCGTCATCGGCCGCAACCTGTTCCCGCCTTCGGGCCACGACCGCACCTCGCTGATGGTGTTCGTGCGCGACCAGCCCGGCGCGCTGTTCCGCGTGCTGGAACCGCTCGCGCGCCGCGGCGTGAGCATGAACCGCATCGAGTCGCGCCCTGCGCACACGGGCTTGTGGCAGTACGCGTTCTTCATCGATGTCGGCGGGCATGTCGAGGAGTCGCCCTTGCGCGATGCGCTGGCGGACCTGGAGGACTTCGCGGAGAACGTCACCGTGCTCGGGTCGTATCCGGTGGCGGTGCCGTGA